In the genome of Nocardia sp. NBC_00416, one region contains:
- a CDS encoding Lrp/AsnC family transcriptional regulator, protein MADFLVMDELDRAITHALQIDGRAPLSRIASVLGVSDQTVARRYRRLRSAGSLRVVGLPQARRLGWVEWVVRIEVTPDAAVAIAEALARRADTSWVSLTSGGTQIVCVTRARSSRERDALLLGQLPRTPRIIGVTAHCLLRVFVGGPIGWHGKSDFLDREQVEALTPQQLSDASREPVVLRNGDERLLALLAQDGRAGYPDLAKATGWSDMTVKRRLEQLRSSGALFFDVDVDPQLLGYAMVAMLWLTVEPAALRRTADAMAAQPEVAFVAATTGPTNLLAIVVCRDVDALYDYLEQQVGSLPGVRQIESAPVIRNSKRTGATPQASSS, encoded by the coding sequence ATGGCAGATTTCCTCGTCATGGACGAGCTCGATCGTGCTATTACGCACGCACTGCAGATCGACGGTCGGGCACCCCTCAGCCGCATTGCTTCGGTGCTCGGGGTGTCCGACCAGACGGTCGCGCGCCGATACCGCAGGCTCCGCTCCGCAGGATCACTGAGGGTGGTCGGCCTGCCGCAGGCGCGACGGCTGGGGTGGGTGGAATGGGTCGTCCGGATCGAGGTCACGCCCGATGCGGCGGTGGCCATCGCCGAGGCGCTGGCCCGCAGGGCGGACACCTCTTGGGTCAGCCTTACATCGGGCGGGACGCAGATCGTCTGCGTCACGCGTGCACGCAGCTCACGGGAACGTGACGCGCTTCTTCTCGGACAGTTGCCCAGGACGCCGCGCATCATCGGAGTGACGGCGCACTGTCTGTTGCGGGTGTTCGTCGGCGGTCCTATCGGCTGGCACGGAAAATCCGACTTCCTCGATCGCGAGCAGGTCGAAGCCCTTACCCCGCAGCAACTGTCGGACGCTTCGCGGGAGCCGGTCGTGCTGCGGAACGGCGACGAGCGGCTGCTTGCGTTATTGGCCCAAGACGGCCGCGCCGGATATCCCGACCTGGCCAAGGCGACCGGATGGTCGGACATGACCGTCAAACGCAGGCTCGAGCAGCTACGCAGCAGCGGTGCGCTGTTCTTCGATGTGGACGTCGACCCGCAGCTATTGGGGTACGCGATGGTCGCCATGCTCTGGCTCACGGTCGAGCCTGCCGCGTTGCGGCGCACAGCCGATGCGATGGCCGCTCAGCCGGAAGTTGCTTTCGTCGCCGCCACCACCGGCCCGACCAATTTGCTGGCCATTGTCGTCTGCCGCGATGTGGACGCCTTGTACGACTATCTGGAGCAGCAGGTAGGGAGTCTGCCGGGAGTCCGGCAAATCGAAAGCGCGCCGGTCATCCGCAACAGTAAACGCACCGGCGCGACCCCACAGGCGTCGAGCTCCTGA
- a CDS encoding carboxylesterase family protein, whose translation MADVVHLPAGQLRGRRMDGVTAFVGIPYADAERFAAPRPAAAWHGVRDATRPGPVAPQPASRLERIMGPDNGLEQGEDCLSLNVWTPGGTGLPVLVWLHGGGFSSGSGAEAWYDGALLAERGDMVVVTVNYRLGALGYLYISPEFGPANLGLLDQIAALGWVRDNIASFGGDPGRITLAGQSAGALSTIALLHHPVGHGLFHQAILHSLPAGVPPYDTERAASIGRLLLEGLGLDAADVEQLRTVPRQRLLTAQTDVARAIAEPFAVTPPFQLVATDGVPADLIGNPVDGGVPMLIGTTQDEARAFFPDGPAHLTDILFRDGSLQLAGQARSAYTFQFDWSPSTSPFNACHCIELPFAFGELEAWRTAPMLAEADPDDLRRLVDEVQRAWIGFVHSGSAGWERYPYVHHFA comes from the coding sequence ATGGCGGACGTCGTCCATCTGCCCGCCGGGCAGCTGCGCGGCCGGCGGATGGACGGTGTCACGGCGTTTGTCGGTATTCCTTACGCCGACGCCGAGCGGTTCGCCGCGCCGCGTCCGGCTGCTGCGTGGCATGGGGTGCGGGACGCCACTCGTCCAGGTCCCGTGGCACCACAGCCTGCGTCCAGGCTGGAACGAATCATGGGCCCGGACAACGGTCTCGAGCAGGGGGAGGATTGTCTGTCCCTCAACGTCTGGACGCCGGGCGGGACCGGGCTGCCGGTGCTGGTGTGGTTGCACGGTGGCGGTTTCTCCAGCGGTTCGGGTGCGGAGGCGTGGTACGACGGCGCGCTGCTGGCCGAGCGTGGGGACATGGTGGTCGTCACCGTGAATTACCGGCTCGGCGCGCTGGGCTACCTGTACATTTCACCGGAGTTCGGTCCCGCCAACCTCGGTCTGCTGGACCAGATCGCCGCCCTGGGCTGGGTGCGGGACAATATTGCCTCGTTCGGCGGAGACCCGGGTCGCATCACGCTGGCCGGACAATCTGCCGGCGCTTTATCCACCATCGCCCTGCTTCACCATCCCGTGGGCCATGGCCTCTTCCATCAGGCCATCCTGCACAGTCTTCCGGCCGGGGTCCCGCCTTATGACACCGAACGCGCGGCAAGTATCGGGCGGCTGTTGCTGGAGGGCCTCGGCCTGGATGCCGCCGACGTCGAGCAGTTGCGAACTGTGCCGCGGCAGCGTCTGCTCACTGCACAGACCGACGTCGCTCGGGCTATCGCCGAGCCGTTCGCGGTCACTCCGCCGTTCCAATTGGTCGCGACAGACGGCGTGCCTGCCGACCTGATCGGCAATCCGGTCGATGGTGGAGTTCCTATGCTGATCGGCACTACTCAGGACGAGGCAAGGGCATTTTTTCCCGACGGTCCGGCACACTTGACCGATATCCTCTTCCGTGATGGAAGCCTTCAGCTGGCCGGGCAAGCGCGCTCGGCGTACACCTTCCAGTTCGATTGGTCTCCGTCGACAAGCCCCTTCAACGCCTGCCACTGCATCGAATTGCCGTTCGCGTTCGGCGAGTTGGAGGCTTGGCGGACGGCACCGATGCTGGCGGAGGCCGACCCGGACGACCTGCGGCGGCTCGTCGACGAGGTGCAGAGGGCATGGATCGGATTCGTCCACTCCGGTTCCGCGGGCTGGGAGCGGTACCCGTATGTCCACCACTTCGCCTAG
- a CDS encoding VOC family protein, with the protein MTTSDIDRIDHSVLYTTDMNTTAATYEALGFTLSPLSMHMGSNRPGGERKPMGAGNRCALFGRTYLEILGLFGDGSVDPWNIRPLIAEYEGLHGNSFGCVDAERTEKRLRAAGLSVSGVLPLQRDVDTPTGVQTARFQAIHLDRSLTPEGLIHVAYHLTPELLHQARYLEHANGATHLHSVLLVVADADVEATVARYALILDVEPVAEGQLHVLPLPLGRVEILGVSAFGAVLPGEPVPTLPYIAGQAVAVADADAARKLVEGNGFTTSDLPNGFFVGAVQARGAAISFLEV; encoded by the coding sequence ATGACAACCAGCGATATCGACAGAATTGATCACTCGGTCCTCTACACCACGGATATGAACACCACGGCGGCGACCTACGAGGCTCTCGGCTTCACCCTCAGCCCGCTGTCCATGCATATGGGTTCGAACCGTCCCGGCGGTGAACGCAAGCCGATGGGTGCGGGCAACCGGTGCGCCCTGTTCGGCCGGACATATCTGGAAATACTCGGCCTCTTCGGAGACGGGTCGGTCGACCCGTGGAACATCCGTCCGCTGATCGCCGAGTACGAAGGACTGCACGGGAACTCCTTCGGCTGCGTGGACGCCGAGCGCACCGAGAAGCGGCTGCGCGCGGCAGGCCTGTCCGTCTCCGGCGTGCTTCCCCTGCAACGGGACGTGGACACGCCCACCGGGGTGCAGACAGCTCGGTTCCAGGCGATACACCTCGATCGCTCGCTCACCCCCGAGGGGCTCATCCACGTCGCGTACCACCTGACACCCGAGTTGCTCCACCAGGCTCGTTACCTCGAGCACGCCAACGGCGCCACCCATCTGCACAGCGTGCTCTTGGTCGTGGCCGACGCCGATGTCGAAGCAACCGTCGCGCGCTACGCACTCATCCTCGATGTCGAACCGGTGGCCGAAGGGCAGCTGCATGTGCTTCCGCTTCCGCTGGGACGAGTCGAGATCCTTGGTGTTTCCGCCTTCGGTGCGGTTCTCCCCGGCGAGCCAGTGCCGACGCTGCCCTACATTGCCGGGCAGGCGGTCGCTGTCGCCGACGCGGACGCAGCTCGGAAGCTGGTCGAGGGCAACGGGTTCACCACGAGTGATCTGCCGAATGGGTTTTTCGTCGGTGCCGTCCAGGCTCGCGGCGCGGCAATCTCCTTCCTGGAGGTGTGA
- a CDS encoding NUDIX hydrolase: MIRTAALAHIRDRRLIQTRSTGKTVFYMAGGKIDSGESPLQALHREIREELGVGVTDVTELGTFRAEAYGHTAGTRLHMTCFLAEVTDDPSPLGEIAEFRYFTGGEYAAMPEVAPGSLLVFERLHELGLIDW, from the coding sequence GTGATCAGAACCGCCGCCCTGGCCCATATCCGCGACCGCCGCCTGATCCAGACCCGCTCCACCGGCAAAACCGTTTTCTACATGGCCGGCGGGAAGATCGATTCCGGCGAGAGCCCGCTACAGGCACTGCACCGGGAGATCCGCGAAGAACTCGGGGTGGGGGTCACCGACGTCACCGAACTGGGGACCTTCCGAGCCGAGGCGTACGGGCACACCGCCGGTACCCGGCTGCACATGACCTGTTTCCTGGCCGAGGTCACCGACGACCCCAGCCCCCTCGGCGAGATCGCCGAATTCCGTTACTTCACCGGAGGCGAGTACGCGGCGATGCCCGAGGTGGCGCCCGGCTCGCTGCTCGTCTTCGAGCGTCTGCACGAGCTGGGCCTGATCGACTGGTAG
- the mca gene encoding mycothiol conjugate amidase Mca, with amino-acid sequence MSGLRLMAVHAHPDDESSKGGATTARYADEGNDVLVVTLTGGERGSILNPAMDTPGVLERMNEIRREEMSAAATALGVSQTWLGFVDSGLPEGDPLPPLPEDSFALVPLDEATEALVRVVREFKPHVMTTYDEMGGYPHPDHIRCHEVSVAAFEAAGDPEKFPDAGPPWTPLKLYYDHGFSIRRMEVFAEEYDKLGEPFPLQEWLDRSRKYAVERGDIMARVTTQVECGKYFPRRDDALRAHATQVDPNGAFFAIPLEMQQRLWPTEEFELARTRVRTDIPETDLFAGITDEHR; translated from the coding sequence AAGGCGGTGCCACCACGGCCCGCTATGCCGACGAGGGCAATGACGTCCTGGTCGTCACGCTGACCGGCGGGGAACGGGGCAGCATCCTCAACCCTGCCATGGACACACCCGGGGTGCTGGAGCGGATGAACGAGATCCGGCGCGAGGAGATGTCGGCGGCGGCCACCGCGCTCGGCGTCAGCCAGACCTGGCTGGGTTTCGTCGATTCGGGTTTGCCCGAGGGCGATCCGTTGCCGCCGTTACCCGAGGACTCGTTCGCGCTGGTTCCGCTCGACGAAGCCACCGAGGCATTGGTCCGCGTGGTCCGCGAGTTCAAACCGCATGTCATGACCACCTATGACGAGATGGGCGGCTACCCGCACCCCGATCACATCCGGTGCCATGAGGTGTCGGTGGCGGCGTTCGAGGCCGCCGGAGACCCGGAGAAGTTCCCGGACGCGGGGCCGCCGTGGACCCCGTTGAAGCTGTACTACGACCACGGCTTCTCGATCCGGCGGATGGAGGTGTTCGCTGAGGAGTACGACAAGCTGGGCGAACCTTTCCCGCTGCAGGAGTGGCTGGACCGTTCCCGGAAGTACGCCGTCGAACGCGGTGACATCATGGCGCGGGTCACCACGCAGGTCGAATGCGGTAAGTACTTCCCGCGTCGCGACGACGCGTTGCGCGCCCACGCCACCCAGGTCGACCCGAACGGCGCGTTCTTCGCCATTCCGCTGGAGATGCAGCAGCGGCTGTGGCCGACCGAGGAGTTCGAATTGGCGCGGACCCGGGTGCGCACCGATATCCCGGAAACCGACCTTTTCGCCGGTATCACCGACGAGCACCGCTGA